Proteins co-encoded in one Candidatus Nanopelagicales bacterium genomic window:
- a CDS encoding DUF5941 domain-containing protein → MAQEPAVITVAGTDLSGSLFRAADELDGQGGPVVLVSDRSRLPAGAMEDLCSGRPRATTAFVTRQGEPSLRVLHHRIVDVGTSRHRAADPDAATVGLMWIGASDRARAARALRDAAALAQSWGVTGDDPFGWALLAVVREGVPVAAEDIEPWPLPEPGGAVPDLSAQDVARIRLARANRSDDGVYSKLVLRRLSKPLSALGARRGWSPNSLTLASLATGVAAAACFASGNRAAMIVGALLLQVALVIDCSDGEVARLTGRFSAVGAWLDASTDRIKEYLVYAGLAVGAAAAGTDIWLAAAATMTLQTVRHLSDYTFARVRAQRETARAARPLTETNAATDTQSALLKRSARMNNRSGLRGLKDLIYFPIGERWLVISITAAILTPSWTFAALLVLGAVALAYSTAARCARSWTWTASADGAQAIRAQVDAGPVAWLAGKAVPGTSAALLPLVSGRFGWALPSVAGGVELLAWLILVAVISPGSLAAVFWVMFMICFHRYDLMYRAMAGRVAPRWLLWSCGGGDGRVLLLAVLSLAGAAVLASSLPWVAGVLGIVGVVIASGQWLISKAADD, encoded by the coding sequence ATGGCGCAAGAGCCAGCCGTGATCACAGTTGCCGGGACGGATCTTTCGGGATCCCTGTTCCGTGCCGCCGACGAGCTGGACGGCCAGGGTGGACCGGTCGTGCTGGTTTCGGATCGTTCGCGCCTGCCGGCCGGGGCTATGGAAGACCTGTGTTCGGGGCGGCCTAGAGCGACGACGGCGTTCGTGACACGCCAGGGGGAGCCGTCGCTCCGGGTGCTGCATCACCGGATCGTCGATGTGGGCACGAGTCGGCATCGTGCAGCGGATCCGGATGCTGCGACCGTCGGCCTGATGTGGATCGGCGCCTCTGACCGAGCCAGGGCCGCACGCGCCCTGCGCGATGCGGCCGCGCTTGCCCAGAGTTGGGGTGTGACCGGCGATGACCCCTTCGGCTGGGCCTTGTTGGCCGTTGTCCGCGAAGGTGTGCCCGTGGCCGCCGAGGACATCGAGCCTTGGCCGTTGCCGGAGCCCGGCGGGGCAGTGCCGGACCTGTCGGCACAAGATGTCGCTCGGATCCGTCTGGCGCGCGCGAACCGCTCCGATGACGGCGTCTACTCCAAGCTGGTACTGCGTAGGCTCAGCAAGCCTCTCAGTGCGCTGGGAGCCCGGCGTGGATGGTCACCGAATTCGCTGACTCTTGCCTCCCTGGCGACCGGCGTGGCAGCGGCGGCATGCTTCGCGTCAGGGAACCGGGCGGCGATGATCGTCGGCGCCCTATTGCTGCAGGTCGCCCTTGTAATCGACTGTTCTGACGGTGAAGTCGCCAGACTGACCGGCCGCTTCAGCGCTGTCGGCGCCTGGCTTGACGCCTCAACTGACCGGATCAAAGAGTATCTCGTCTACGCCGGTCTCGCGGTCGGCGCCGCTGCGGCGGGAACCGACATCTGGCTGGCCGCGGCGGCCACGATGACGCTGCAAACCGTCCGGCACCTAAGTGACTACACGTTCGCACGGGTACGGGCCCAGCGGGAAACCGCGCGGGCCGCTCGCCCGCTGACCGAAACGAACGCCGCCACGGACACACAGTCGGCCCTGTTGAAGCGGTCGGCCCGGATGAACAACCGAAGCGGCCTTCGCGGGCTGAAGGACCTCATCTACTTCCCGATCGGCGAAAGATGGCTGGTCATCAGCATCACGGCTGCCATCTTGACGCCGAGCTGGACGTTCGCCGCACTGCTGGTGTTGGGCGCTGTGGCTCTGGCCTACTCCACAGCTGCCCGCTGCGCGCGGAGCTGGACGTGGACAGCCTCGGCCGACGGTGCTCAGGCCATCAGGGCGCAAGTCGACGCGGGACCTGTGGCGTGGCTTGCCGGTAAGGCCGTGCCAGGGACGTCCGCGGCGTTACTCCCGCTCGTGTCTGGTCGCTTCGGGTGGGCACTGCCATCGGTCGCCGGGGGAGTGGAACTCCTGGCCTGGTTGATCCTCGTCGCAGTCATCTCCCCGGGATCCTTGGCCGCCGTGTTTTGGGTGATGTTCATGATCTGCTTTCACCGGTACGACTTGATGTATCGGGCGATGGCTGGCCGCGTGGCGCCCCGGTGGCTGTTGTGGTCGTGTGGAGGCGGAGACGGCCGCGTGCTGCTCCTGGCGGTGCTTTCACTGGCAGGCGCCGCTGTTCTGGCGTCGTCGCTGCCTTGGGTCGCGGGGGTACTGGGTATCGTCGGCGTCGTGATCGCATCCGGGCAGTGGTTGATCTCCAAGGCCGCCGATGACTGA
- a CDS encoding CDP-alcohol phosphatidyltransferase family protein, producing the protein MTETSRPTRPTIDQIRQVCQPPEVRSRRSAEHWVADLYLRRWSPYLTRVLLRTPISPNGVTGIMIATGAATAFALLIPGMPGVLMAACLGQLQMLWDCCDGEVARWQQRFSASGVFLDQVGHFTAEGLIPIALGIRASGWPGEPILGSPWPLVGLVLSVLVLFNKSLNEMVHAARSASGMDRLDDSAQIAAPRAAAPRKLRQLTRYFPFQRAYHSVELTIIALAAGTLDAVAGNLAPTRFALAALAVLAVPAVVGHVMAILTSSRLR; encoded by the coding sequence ATGACTGAAACATCAAGGCCGACTCGCCCGACGATCGACCAGATCCGCCAGGTGTGTCAGCCGCCCGAAGTGCGGTCTCGACGATCAGCGGAGCACTGGGTCGCCGACCTCTACCTGCGACGATGGTCGCCCTACTTGACCCGCGTGTTGCTGCGCACTCCGATCAGCCCCAACGGCGTGACAGGGATCATGATCGCCACGGGCGCGGCCACCGCCTTCGCTCTGCTCATACCGGGCATGCCTGGAGTTCTCATGGCAGCCTGTCTTGGCCAGCTTCAGATGCTTTGGGACTGCTGCGACGGAGAAGTCGCGCGCTGGCAGCAGCGCTTCTCAGCTTCGGGCGTGTTCCTGGATCAGGTGGGACATTTCACCGCCGAAGGACTGATCCCGATCGCCCTGGGAATCCGGGCCAGCGGATGGCCAGGGGAGCCCATTCTCGGCAGTCCGTGGCCATTGGTCGGGTTGGTGCTTTCGGTGCTCGTCTTGTTCAACAAGTCATTGAACGAGATGGTGCACGCTGCTCGATCGGCTAGTGGCATGGATCGGCTGGATGACTCCGCCCAGATCGCCGCCCCTAGGGCGGCGGCGCCCAGGAAGCTGCGTCAGCTCACGCGCTACTTCCCGTTCCAGCGCGCCTACCACTCGGTTGAACTCACAATCATCGCCCTGGCAGCGGGGACGCTCGACGCCGTAGCTGGGAACCTCGCGCCGACGCGGTTCGCTCTGGCGGCTCTCGCTGTCTTGGCTGTGCCCGCAGTGGTCGGGCATGTCATGGCCATCCTGACCTCAAGCCGACTTCGCTGA